A window of Argopecten irradians isolate NY chromosome 1, Ai_NY, whole genome shotgun sequence contains these coding sequences:
- the LOC138326686 gene encoding uncharacterized protein, whose translation MSISAVVILHSIGSGAIISYLCFLIHFGVSVVPYIQYGESVVPYMQYRVSVVPYIQYGVSVVPYIQYGESVVPYMQYIYRVSVVPYIQYGVSVVPYIQYGVSVVPYIQYGVSAVPYIQYGVSGVPYIQYGVSVVPYIQYGVFVVPYIQYRVSAVPYIQNGVSVVPYIQYGVSVVPYIQYGVSVIPYIQYRVSVVPYIQYGVSVVPYIQYRVSVVPYIHMEVSVVPYIQYGVSVVPYIQYGVSVVPYIQ comes from the exons ATGTCCATATCAGCTGTTGTTATTCTACATTCTATTGGATCTGGAGCCATTATTAGTTATCTGTGCTTTTTGATTCACTTTGGAGTATCTGTTGTTCCTTACATTCAGTACGGAGAATCTGTTGTTCCTTACATGCAGTACAGAGTATCTGTTGTTCCCTACATTCAGTACGGAGTATCTGTTGTTCCCTACATTCAGTACGGAGAATCTGTTGTTCCTTACATGCAGTACATA TACAGAGTATCTGTTGTTCCCTACATTCAGTATGGAGTATCTGTTGTTCCCTACATTCAGTATGGAGTATCTGTTGTTCCCTACATTCAGTATGGAGTATCTGCTGTTCCCTACATTCAGTACGGAGTATCTGGTGTTCCCTACATTCAGTATGGAGTATCTGTTGTTCCCTACATTCAGTATGGAGTATTTGTTGTTCCCTACATTCAGTATAGAGTATCTGCTGTTCCCTACATTCAGAACGGAGTATCTGTTGTTCCCTACATTCAGTATGGAGTATCTGTTGTTCCCTACATTCAGTATGGAGTATCTGTTATTCCCTACATTCAGTATAGAGTATCTGTTGTTCCCTACATTCAGTACGGAGTATCTGTTGTTCCCTACATTCAGTACAGAGTATCTGTTGTTCCCTACATTCA TATGGAAGTATCTGTTGTTCCCTACATTCAGTATGGAGTATCTGTTGTTCCCTACATTCAGTATGGAGTATCTGTTGTTCCCTACATTCAGTAA
- the LOC138326778 gene encoding uncharacterized protein, which yields MAGVYYVTCFLLSVYSIGVVTSDYPFRNTSLSYVERARDLVNRLNVSELILQMSKGGGGKNGGPAPSIPRLGIGPFQWDSECLRGDVGAGNATSYPQSIGLAASFNPELLYEVSEATAIEVRAKYNNFRKNNDYSDHTGLSCFSPVINIMRHPLWGRNQETYGEDPYLSGLLAQAFVHGLQGQHSKYRRANVVCKHFAAYSGPENRPVSRLQFNAEVNERDLRMTFLPQFEACVKAGAGGIMCSYNSINGVPSCTNKKLLIDILRKEWGFDGFVVSDAGAVEFIVLDHMYYPDAITTAVKCAEAGLNLELSPGTFLYRTTMFSYLNKALEMGRINKQLLIDRVMPLFLTRLRLGEFDPPALNPDNKLNLSVIQSPEHRDLAIKAASQSFVLLKNSNGFLPIIRKLETLAIVGPMADNPLQLMGDYHPDVDSKFMTTPKSGLSKLGSKVLYTAGCSDLACDHYDESGVKAAVSEADVTIVCLGTGNALESETMDRADMSLPIGQIQLLKDSIRFGRGKVVLLLFSAGPVDIRLAQTSLEVMAIMQCFFPAQATGSALYNVLTFATPDSNPSGRLPYTWYSDMSQVGSMTDYSLTNMTYRYFSDDPLYPFGYGLSYTQFGYSQLTIKPAKVKVGANVTVTFKVANTGKYEGAEVSQIYISWHNASDMPRYQLVGTKRTHLIPGQTQSCQVIITAHQTAVWDGTGLVNKPGNGLSLNESNINIE from the exons GGAACACATCTCTATCTTACGTTGAACGGGCTAGAGACTTGGTTAATAGACTAAATGTATCTGAACTCATTCTACAAATGTCCAAAGGCGGAGGAGGAAAGAATGGTGGTCCAGCTCCTTCAATACCTCGCCTCGGCATAGGGCCTTTCCAGTGGGATAGCGAATGTCTAAGAGGGGATGTAGGTGCGGGAAATGCAACCTCGTACCCACAGTCTATCGGTTTGGCTGCTTCTTTTAA TCCAGAACTACTGTATGAAGTATCTGAAGCGACTGCCATAGAAGTTCGAGCCAAGTATAACAATTTTCGTAAAAACAATGACTACTCAGACCACACTGGTCTCAGTTGCTTTAGTCCAGTCATCAATATCATGAGGCATCCATTGTGGGGACGAAATCAG GAAACTTATGGGGAGGATCCATATCTGTCTGGCCTGCTTGCTCAGGCTTTTGTACATGGACTACAGGGTCAACATTCCAAATATAGACGTGCCAATGTAGTATGTAAACACTTTGCTGCCTACAGTGGACCAGAAAATAGACCTGTCTCCCGGCTCCAATTCAACGCTGAG GTAAATGAGCGTGACCTTCGAATGACCTTTCTGCCCCAGTTTGAGGCGTGTGTAAAGGCTGGAGCTGGAGGCATCATGTGTAGTTACAATAG CATCAATGGTGTTCCTTCCTGCACCAATAAGAAGCTTCTGATAGACATTTTGAGGAAGGAATGGGGCTTTGATGGATTTGTTGTCAGTGATGCCGGGGCAGTTGAGTTCATTGTCCTCGACCACATGTACTACCCTGATGCCATTACGACGGCTGTAAAATGTGCCGAGGCTGGCCTCAATCTGGAACTTTCACCAGGGACATTCCTGTACAGGACAACAATGTTCAGTTATCTAAACAAGGCCCTGGAGATGGGACGGATTAACAAACAACTGCTCATTGACAGAGTGATGCCATTATTCCTCACCAGATTGAGGCTCGGAGAATTTGATCCACCTGCACTGAACCCCGATAATAAACTGAACTTATCAGTCATACAAAGTCCTgagcacagggacttggcaaTCAAGGCAGCATCACAGTCTTTTGTTCTGCTGAAAAACTCAAACGGGTTCCTTCCAATCATAAGGAAATTAGAAACATTAGCA ATTGTTGGACCGATGGCTGACAACCCTTTACAGTTGATGGGAGACTATCATCCAGACGTTGACTCAAAGTTTATGACGACCCCGAAAAGTGGCTTATCCAAACTCGGTTCCAAAGTCTTGTATACAGCAGGTTGTAGTGACCTTGCATGTGATCACTATGATGAGTCAGGGGTCAAGGCCGCAGTTTCTGAGGCAGACGTCACAATAGTTTGTCTGGGAACAG GTAATGCACTTGAATCAGAGACAATGGACCGTGCAGACATGTCGCTACCCATTGGCCAGATTCAGCTTCTCAAGGACTCTATACGCTTTG GCCGAGGGAAAGTGGTGTTACTCCTATTTAGTGCTGGGCCAGTCGACATCAGATTGGCCCAAACATCTCTAGAGGTGATGGCCATCATGCAATGCTTCTTCCCGGCCCAGGCGACTGGAAGTGCTCTGTACAATGTCCTCACCTTCGCCACACCAGACAGCAATCCATCTGGACGACTTCCTTACACTTGGTACTCGGACATGAGTCAG GTGGGGTCTATGACGGACTACAGTTTGACCAACATGACCTATCGGTACTTCTCAGATGACCCGCTCTATCCATTTGGTTATGGTCTGTCCTACACACAGTTTGGATACAGTCAGCTAACCATCAAACCAGCCAAGGTCAAGGTTGGGGCAAATGTCACAGTAACATTCAAGGTTGCCAACACTGGGAAATATGAAGGAGCTGAG GTATCCCAGATCTATATTTCCTGGCACAATGCAAGTGACATGCCGCGGTACCAGTTAGTAGGCACAAAGAGGACACACCTAATCCCAGGTCAGACACAGTCGTGTCAGGTCATCATTACGGCCCATCAGACAGCAGTGTGGGACGGTACAGGCCTAGTCAACAAACCAGGTAATGGTTTATCTCTTAATGAATCCAACATCAATATAGAGTAG
- the LOC138328549 gene encoding neurocalcin homolog, producing MGQNTSQLRPKELKDLQINTHFTEKELQDWYRNFRRDYPDGCLTIDNFTNIYSNCFPEGDPETFAAQAFRTFDINGDGVINFREFMCALSVKSRGRCEQKLRWAFRMYDIDNNGYVSREEMIEIIQAMFKMTGNGDAAAAEERTDKIFNLMDKNSDGQLSQEEFIEGARSDPTIIQMLG from the exons ATGGGGCAGAACACCAGTCAGCTACGCCCTAAAGAACTCAAGGATTTACAGATCAACACACACTTCACCGAGAAAGAGCTACAGGATTGGTACAGGAACTTTCGTCGAGATTATCCGGACGGCTGTCTCACCATTGACAACTTCACCAATATTTACTCGAACTGTTTCCCTGAAGGTGATCCCGAGACCTTCGCTGCTCAAGCCTTCCGCACGTTTGATATCAATGGAGATGGTGTGATCAACTTTCGGGAGTTCATGTGTGCTTTGAGTGTGAAAAGTCGTGGACGATGCGAACAGAAATTGAGATGGGCATTCCGGATGTATGACATTGATAATAATGGCTATGTATCCCGAGAGGAGATGATTGAAATCATACAG GCTATGTTTAAGATGACAGGAAATGGTGACGCAGCAGCAGCAGAAGAGCGCACAGACAAGATCTTTAACTTGATGGACAAAAATTCTGATGGTCAGCTGTCACAGGAGGAGTTCATAGAGGGCGCCAGGAGTGACCCCACGATAATACAGATGCTAGGATGA